ATGTTCGGTAAGAAAACTGCAACGTAGTGTTGTTAATAAAAGGGATAGGATCTCCATTGTTGTTTCCATCTGTTGTGCTCTTATTAGTATATTGTATCTTAGTGTTGGTTTATGGAATCTAATAGCAAGAAATGGTGAATTTAATGGCTTGAGCTGGTTGATTGAGCCTGTTAGAGGATTAATTTGGATTTCGTTATCAGTTTCATTGCTTGTTCATACATCACAACCagtgaaaattttcatctcCGCCTGGTGGGTGTCGTTCGCATTATTGGTTTCGGTTcttcatattgaaattttatttagagCACACCGGATTGAAATATTCGACGTTCTTCCATGGCCTGTGAACATCTTGATGCTGTTTTGTGCTTTTAGAAACTTCATTGATTTGACTAAGGAACATGAGAGTCTTTCAGAACCTCTATTAGAGGAAAAGGAAGAAACATACCAGATAGAAGTTTGTGAGGCCAATTTCTTTAGCAAATTGTCATTTTCTTGGATTAATCCTTTGCTTTCCAGGGGTTATTTGAGACCCTTAGCTCTTGAAGACATCCCTTCTATTAGTGCAGAAGATGAATCCAGTTTGGCATACCAAAAGTTTGCTAATGCATGGGAGACACTAATAAGAGAGAAAAGCTCAATTGATAGGCGAAACTTGGTTCTTCGGGCCTTAACAAAAGTGTACTTTaaggaaaatataattatagcAGTTTGTGCAATTCTTAGGACGATTTCTGTTGTAGCACTTCCATTATTGCTCTATGCCTTTGTAAATTATTCGAACCAGGAAGAGGAAAACCTGCAAAAGGGTCTTGTTTTACTAGGATTCCTTATTGTTTCGAAGGTTGTCGAGTCATTGTCGCAGAGGTATTGGTATTATGCTTCGAGGAGGTGTGGAATGAGGATGCGATCGGCATTAATGGTGGCAATCTATCAGAAGCAGCTGAAACTTTCGAGTTTAGGAAGGCGGAGACATTCGACTGGGGAAATTGTGAATTACATAGCAGTAGATGCCTATAGAATGGGGGAGTTTCCATGGTGGTTTCATTCGACTTGGAGTCTTGTGTTGCAGCTTTTCATGTCTATGGGAGTGCTTTTCTCAGTTATTGGTCTCGGTGCTATACCCGGTATAGTCCCTCTTGTCATATGTGGATTCCTTAATATGCCATTTGCGAAGATCATACAAAAATGCCAATCTGAAGTCATGATCTCACAAGATGAGAGATTGAGAGCCATTTCTGAGATCTTAAACAGCATGAAGATCATCAAGTTGCAGTCCTGGGAGGATAAATTCAAGAGCTTGATCGAGTCCTTACGTGGCAAGGAGTTCAAATGGCTTTCTAAACAGCAGTTTTTGAGGCCTTACGGTACTGTCTTGTATTGGATCTCTCCAACTATTGTTTCTTCAGTTGTCTTCTTGGGATGTGCTCTATTTGGGAGTGCCCCATTGAATGCTGGAACCATTTTTACAGTTCTTGCAACTCTAAGAAGCATGGCGGAACCTGTTAGAATGTTACCCGAGGCACTTTCGATTCTTATACAAGTCAAAGTTTCTTTTGACAGAATATACACTTTTCTTCTTGATGATGAACTTAGGAATGATGAAGTAAGGAGATTTCCCCTGCAGAATTCTGATAAAAGTGTGACAGTAGAAGCAGGAAATTTCAGTTGGGTTCCTGAAATTGCAATTCCAACACTTAGAAATGTGGAGTTGGAAATAAAAAGAGGGCAGAAGATAGCTGTTTGTGGACCGGTCGGGGCTGGAAAATCCTCAATCTTGTATGCAATGCTGGGAGAGATACCGAAACTTTCAGGAATGGTGAGTTGCAAAACAAGTATTCCTACATGCACATGCATTAAGCATTATGTCTTCTTGTCACTGATTATAGTTCTTTTTCCCTTAATGCTTGTTTTAGGTTAGCGTGTTTGGATCCATTGCCTATGTTTCTCAAGTTTCATGGATCCAGAGTGGGACAATTCGTGACAACATACTCTATGGAAAGCCGATGGATGCAGACAAATATGACAAGGCCATTAACGCTTGTGCTCTGGATAAAGATATCAATAGTTTTGATCATGGTGATCTCACGGAAATAGGTCAAAGAGGGATTAACATGAGTGGAGGGCAGAAGCAAAGGATTCAACTCGCTCGAGCGATCTATAATGATGCCGACATCTATCTTCTTGATGACCCTTTCAGTGCTGTTGATGCACATACAGCTTCTGTTTTGTTCAATGTGAGAAAGCTTCATTTCAGTATAGAACTCTGGTgtataatactattatttattttctttgcagTATGATAAAAGTTAGCTTTTTATGATTGCAGGATTGTGTTATGACTGCTCTAGCGAAGAAAACTGTTGTCCTGGTAACTCATCAAGTAGAGTTTCTCTCAGAAGTTGATAGAATTTTGGTAAACACGAAGTTCGAATTTatgttcataatttatttatccatCCATGTGTTTTTCTGGTTCGTCAGAAGGATAATTTCTCCCGTTTTTTTCCTTAGGTTATGGATGGTGGACAAATTACTCAATCAGGAAGCTATGAAGAGCTATTGATGGCTGGGACAGCATTTGAGCAGCTTGTGAATGCTCATAGAGATTCCATAACAGCATTAGGTTCTTTGAATGGTCAAGGTGAAGGAGAATCAAGAGGGATAGCTCCCGTTATGT
This genomic window from Gossypium raimondii isolate GPD5lz chromosome 10, ASM2569854v1, whole genome shotgun sequence contains:
- the LOC105777389 gene encoding ABC transporter C family member 8 isoform X1 → MASFRTLLGGFTLICEGKLDFGSFCIQRTIIDVINLVFLFVFYLLLFVCSVRKLQRSVVNKRDRISIVVSICCALISILYLSVGLWNLIARNGEFNGLSWLIEPVRGLIWISLSVSLLVHTSQPVKIFISAWWVSFALLVSVLHIEILFRAHRIEIFDVLPWPVNILMLFCAFRNFIDLTKEHESLSEPLLEEKEETYQIEVCEANFFSKLSFSWINPLLSRGYLRPLALEDIPSISAEDESSLAYQKFANAWETLIREKSSIDRRNLVLRALTKVYFKENIIIAVCAILRTISVVALPLLLYAFVNYSNQEEENLQKGLVLLGFLIVSKVVESLSQRYWYYASRRCGMRMRSALMVAIYQKQLKLSSLGRRRHSTGEIVNYIAVDAYRMGEFPWWFHSTWSLVLQLFMSMGVLFSVIGLGAIPGIVPLVICGFLNMPFAKIIQKCQSEVMISQDERLRAISEILNSMKIIKLQSWEDKFKSLIESLRGKEFKWLSKQQFLRPYGTVLYWISPTIVSSVVFLGCALFGSAPLNAGTIFTVLATLRSMAEPVRMLPEALSILIQVKVSFDRIYTFLLDDELRNDEVRRFPLQNSDKSVTVEAGNFSWVPEIAIPTLRNVELEIKRGQKIAVCGPVGAGKSSILYAMLGEIPKLSGMVSVFGSIAYVSQVSWIQSGTIRDNILYGKPMDADKYDKAINACALDKDINSFDHGDLTEIGQRGINMSGGQKQRIQLARAIYNDADIYLLDDPFSAVDAHTASVLFNDCVMTALAKKTVVLVTHQVEFLSEVDRILVMDGGQITQSGSYEELLMAGTAFEQLVNAHRDSITALGSLNGQGEGESRGIAPVMFNGCSPTKQNSEGEISVKGPPGIQLTQDEEVEIGDVGWKPFMDYVSISKGSVYLSLSILTQLTFVVLQATSTYWLAFAIQIPNMTDSMLIGVYTGVATLSAVFVFFRSLYAAHLGLKASKAFHSGLTNAIFKAPMPFFDSTPVGRILTRASSDMSILDFDIPFAFVFVAAGVTEVLATIGIMAFITWQVLIVAILAMVGVKYIQGYYMSSARELIRINGTTKAPVMNYAAETSLGVVTIRAFNMVDRFFRNNLKLVDTDATLFFLSNAAMEWLVLRIETLQNLTLFTAAFFLLLLPKNQVTPGLVGLSLSYALSLTGTQIFASRWYCSLWNYMISVERIKQFMHIPEEPPAIIEDNRPPSSWPSKGRIELQELKIRYSSNAPLVLKGITCTFQEGTRVGVVGRTGSGKTTLISTLFRLVEPASGKILIDGLDICSMGLKDLRMKLSIIPQEPTLFRGSIRTNLDPLGLYSDDEIWKALEKCQLKTTISSLPNKLDSSVSDEGENWSVGQRQLFCLGRVLLKRNRILVLDEATASIDSATDAILQRIIREEFSNCTVITVAHRVPTVIDSDMVMVLSYGKLLEYDEPSNLMATNSSFSKLVAEYWSSCRRNSYQNFSSYQ
- the LOC105777389 gene encoding ABC transporter C family member 8 isoform X2, which translates into the protein MASFRTLLGGFTLICEGKLDFGSFCIQRTIIDVINLVFLFVFYLLLFVCSVRKLQRSVVNKRDRISIVVSICCALISILYLSVGLWNLIARNGEFNGLSWLIEPVRGLIWISLSVSLLVHTSQPVKIFISAWWVSFALLVSVLHIEILFRAHRIEIFDVLPWPVNILMLFCAFRNFIDLTKEHESLSEPLLEEKEETYQIEVCEANFFSKLSFSWINPLLSRGYLRPLALEDIPSISAEDESSLAYQKFANAWETLIREKSSIDRRNLVLRALTKVYFKENIIIAVCAILRTISVVALPLLLYAFVNYSNQEEENLQKGLVLLGFLIVSKVVESLSQRYWYYASRRCGMRMRSALMVAIYQKQLKLSSLGRRRHSTGEIVNYIAVDAYRMGEFPWWFHSTWSLVLQLFMSMGVLFSVIGLGAIPGIVPLVICGFLNMPFAKIIQKCQSEVMISQDERLRAISEILNSMKIIKLQSWEDKFKSLIESLRGKEFKWLSKQQFLRPYGTVLYWISPTIVSSVVFLGCALFGSAPLNAGTIFTVLATLRSMAEPVRMLPEALSILIQVKVSFDRIYTFLLDDELRNDEVRRFPLQNSDKSVTVEAGNFSWVPEIAIPTLRNVELEIKRGQKIAVCGPVGAGKSSILYAMLGEIPKLSGMVSVFGSIAYVSQVSWIQSGTIRDNILYGKPMDADKYDKAINACALDKDINSFDHGDLTEIGQRGINMSGGQKQRIQLARAIYNDADIYLLDDPFSAVDAHTASVLFNDCVMTALAKKTVVLVTHQVEFLSEVDRILVMDGGQITQSGSYEELLMAGTAFEQLVNAHRDSITALGSLNGQGEGESRGIAPVMFNGCSPTKQNSEGEISVKGPPGIQLTQDEEVEIGDVGWKPFMDYVSISKGSVYLSLSILTQLTFVVLQATSTYWLAFAIQIPNMTDSMLIGVYTGVATLSAVFVFFRSLYAAHLGLKASKAFHSGLTNAIFKAPMPFFDSTPVGRILTRASSDMSILDFDIPFAFVFVAAGVTEVLATIGIMAFITWQVLIVAILAMGYYMSSARELIRINGTTKAPVMNYAAETSLGVVTIRAFNMVDRFFRNNLKLVDTDATLFFLSNAAMEWLVLRIETLQNLTLFTAAFFLLLLPKNQVTPGLVGLSLSYALSLTGTQIFASRWYCSLWNYMISVERIKQFMHIPEEPPAIIEDNRPPSSWPSKGRIELQELKIRYSSNAPLVLKGITCTFQEGTRVGVVGRTGSGKTTLISTLFRLVEPASGKILIDGLDICSMGLKDLRMKLSIIPQEPTLFRGSIRTNLDPLGLYSDDEIWKALEKCQLKTTISSLPNKLDSSVSDEGENWSVGQRQLFCLGRVLLKRNRILVLDEATASIDSATDAILQRIIREEFSNCTVITVAHRVPTVIDSDMVMVLSYGKLLEYDEPSNLMATNSSFSKLVAEYWSSCRRNSYQNFSSYQ